A portion of the Shewanella sp. SNU WT4 genome contains these proteins:
- the zntR gene encoding Zn(2+)-responsive transcriptional regulator, which yields MYKIGELASECQIKTDTLRFYEKHGLLTPSVRSDSGYRFYTDKDAERLKFILRAKAVGFTLSEINELLSIELDKANWQCVDVKALVDSKFTQVVAKIAELQKFRDSLKRLSDSCCGGPESAECCSILEALESATGEIKPEIHGHCCQTPPIAGKDS from the coding sequence ATGTATAAGATTGGCGAGTTGGCGAGTGAATGCCAAATCAAAACCGACACACTGAGATTTTATGAAAAACATGGGTTGTTAACCCCAAGCGTGCGCTCTGATTCTGGCTATCGTTTTTATACCGACAAGGATGCTGAGCGCTTAAAGTTTATTTTGCGTGCCAAAGCTGTGGGATTCACCTTATCTGAAATCAACGAGTTGCTGTCAATTGAGCTAGATAAAGCCAATTGGCAATGCGTTGACGTTAAGGCGCTGGTGGACAGTAAATTCACCCAAGTGGTTGCCAAAATTGCCGAGCTGCAAAAGTTTCGTGATTCGTTAAAACGCTTATCAGATTCTTGTTGCGGTGGCCCTGAAAGCGCTGAATGTTGCTCGATTCTGGAAGCGCTAGAATCTGCTACTGGCGAAATTAAACCTGAAATTCATGGCCATTGTTGCCAGACTCCCCCCATAGCTGGCAAGGACAGTTAA